ACGGCGACACACTGTCCGGGCCGGTCCAGACGCCCGCGACCGCGACCGGCGGTGTCAGCAGTCAAAGTTCTGTTTGCCCTTGACAGATTCCTGCAAGATTCTCAGTGTTGACCCTCGGCATTCGATTAGCGTTTGCGGCGACCGAGGTACGCGAAGACGACCGGCGTACACCGAAATTCCTGAAGCTCAATTCATCTATACAGAATTCAACCAAGGGTCTGAAGGGGCCATCGCATATTCGGCGCGTCACGCGCCGGAGGGCAAGGCCGTGCGCACAGGCACGGACGGGGGAGGGAGCCATGAAAGCGAGCAAGGCCGGCGTGTCCGATGCGCCGGAGGCCGGATTATCCCGGTGGGCCGATTTCGACGAGGTGGACCCGGGAGTGCTCCGCTCCGGTTCCGGGCTGAAGAAGTGGCGGCAGGTGGCCGCGGGTGTCCTGCCCGCCGGACTGGCCGAGATGGACTTCCCGGTGGCGGAGCCGATACGGGAAGGGCTGCGGCGTTTTCTCGCCGAGGGGATGCTCGGCTATCCGTACTGGCCGGACGGCAGTCCCCTGCGGGAGGCCTTCGCCGAGCGTATGGCGAAGCGTTACGGCTGGCGTCCGCGGCCCGAAGCGGTCAGGGAGTTCGCGACCGTCACGCAGGGCGTCCACCTCGCGCTCCACCTGGGCACCGAGCCCGGTGACGCGGTGGCCGTGCACACTCCCGTCTACGGGCCGTTCCGCGACGGCCTCGCCCGGATGGGGCGGCGGCTCATCCCGATTCCCCTGCGTGAGAGCCCCCAAGGCTGGGGCTGGGGCTGGGACCCGGACCTGCTCGTGCGGGCCGTGGTGGAGAGCGGTTGCCGTGCTCTGGTGCTGGTCAACCCGCACAACCCCACGGGCCGGGTCTTCCGCCGGTCCGAGCTGACGGAGCTGGCCGAACTCGCCGAGCGCCACGATCTGCTCGTCATCTCCGATGAGATCCACGCCGATCTGACCCACGCCCCGCACCGCCACATTCCGTTCGCCTCCCTGGGGCCCGAGATCGAGCGCCGCACGGTCACGCTCACCTCGGCGACCAAGGCCTTCAACCTCGCCGGGGCCCGCTGTGCGGTGGGCCACCTGGGCCCGGCCCGGCTGCGCGCGGCGGTGGACGAACAGCCCGTCGAGTTGTACGGCGCCCTCAACGCCCTGGGCGTCCATGCCTCGTTGCTGGCCTGGACGGAGGGAGACGCCTGGCTGACGGCCGTACGGAAGCATCTGGCCGTCGTCCGCGACCGGCTCGCCGCCACACTGGCCGACCGGCTGCCCCAGATCGGCCACCATCCGCCCGAGGGCTCCTACCTCGCCTGGCTCGACTGCCGTGCGCTGGGGTTGGGCGAGGACCCGGCGGCCCGCTTCCGCGCGCGCGGTGACATCGACCTCAGCCCCGGGCCCGGTTTCGGTCCGGGCGGCGACGGCTTCGTACGCCTCAACTTCGCCACGTCCGGGCCCGTGCTCGATCAGCTTCTCGAGCGCCTGGTGCGCTGCGCGGCAGACGGGGCGGGGGCCGTTCCGCCCTTACCCGCCGGGCCGCGCCTACCGGCTGCCCCGCACTTGCCCACTCTTGCGCACTTACCGGCTGCCCCGCACGTGCCTGGCGGTCCTCGCGGGAGCGTCGTACCGGGCGCCGTGTCCGAGGAGTTCGCATGCTGATCACGGTGGGCGAGTTGCTGCACGGCCCGGTGGGGGAACGCACCACGGACGCGGCCGTACTGGTCAGGGACGGGAAGATCGCCGCGGCCGGTCCGCGCCCAGCGGTCGAGGCACAGGCCCCGCCGGACGTGGCACGGCGGGACTTCCCCGGCGCGACGCTCCTGCCGGGCATGATCGACGGTCATGTGCACCTGAGCTTCGACGCCGGCCCCGAACCGTTCACGGCGCTGCTGGAGAGCGACGGGCCGACGCTCCTGGACGCCATGGCCGAGCGGGCCGGGCAACTGCTGGACTGCGGTGTGACCACGGTCCGGGACCTCGGGGACCGTGGGGCCGCCGCGGTGCGGCTGCGTGAGGCCATCACCGCGGGCCGGGTACGCGGCCCGCGGATTCTCGCCGCGGGTTCCCCGCTGACCCCGCCGGGCGGCCATTGCTGGTTCCTCGGTGGCGAGGTCGCGGACGAGGCCCAACTGCGGGCGATGGTACGGCGCAACGCCGAGGCCGGAGCCGATGTGATCAAGGTGATGGCCAGCGGCGGACACATCACCGAAGGCGGCGCGGCGATGTGGGAATCCCAGTTCTCCACCGAACAGCTCTCCGTGGCCGTCGAGGAGGCGCGCCGCTACGGGCTCCCGGTCGCCGCCCATGCACACGGTGCGGCCGCCATCGCCTCGGCCGTGGCCGCCGGTGTGCACACCGTCGAACACTGCCTGTGGCTGGACGGCCCGGACGGCGTCGACCGCCGCACCGAGGTCGCCGAAACCATGGCCGCACAGGGGATCGCGGTCTGCGGTTCCCTGTGCGGCTACGACTGGCGGACCAAACTGGAGCGGGACGGGGAGGCCGCCACCCGCGCCTTCTACGACCGGCTCAGCTGGCTCGACAGCCTCGGTGTGCCCCTGATCACCGGCACCGACGCGGGCATCCCGCAGGCCGCGTTCCACGACTACCTCAGCATGCTGGAGCTCTATGCCTGGCTCGGCTTCCCGGCCGAGCGCGTCATCGAGCTGGCCACCGTCGGCTCCGCGCGGGCCCTGGGCCTGTCCGGCATCACCGGGCGCATCGCACCGGGACTCGACGCCGACCTCGTGATCGTGGACGGGGATCCGCGCGCCGACCTGTCGGCCCTGCGCGCCGTACGCCTCGTCCTGGCCAGAGGCGAGCCGTACACCTCGTCGTGACGGGGAGAGCCGCCGTCGCCTGGTCGTGACCAGAGGCGAACCGTACGCCGTGCGGGGCCCCGGGAGGGGCGGTCCTGACGCGGCGTCGATCCGGGAACGGAGCCCCGGAGACCATCCACCACCCAACGGGGGACGTATGAAGAACAAGAGAGACCTGGGGCTGCTCACCGTGGCCCATGGGGTCAACGACATGTACCAGGGCGCGATCCCCGCGTTGCTGCCGTTCCTCCAGGCCGGACGTGGTTACAGCTACACCCTGATCACCGGGATCACGCTGGCCGCCACCGGGCTGTCCAGCCTGATACAGCCACTGGTCGGGCTGCTGGCCGACCGTCGGCCGATGGGCTGGCTGGTGCCGGCCGGCATGGTCACCGCGGGAGTCGGGGTGGGCCTGTCCGGCCTGGGCAACGCGTATGTGTGGACGTGGATCGCGGTCGCGCTCGCCGGTATCGGGCTGGCCGCGTTCCACCCGGCGGGCGCGATGGCGGCACGCACCCTCGGCGGCGGCGACGCACGGTCGATGAGCGTCTTCGCCGTCGGCGGCAATATCGGCGTCGCCCTCGCTCCGCTCTTCGTGTCCGTGGTGATCAACGGCGGGGGTGTCTCCAGCACCTGGCTGCTCGCCGTGCCCGCCGTCGTGATGGGCGCAGTCTGCCTGGTGACCCGGCGCTCCTGGCAGGTCACCACCGCAACGCCACCTCACACAAAGGGTGTTGACGGAAAGGCGGCACAGACCGGCCACTCGGACAACTGGCGGGCCTTCGGCACGCTCTCCGTCATCTCGGTGTTCTGGTCGATTCCCTACGTCGTCATGGGGTCGCTCGCCGCGCTGTACGTGATCAGCCGATTCGGCGTCTCGGCGGCCACCGGCTCGGCGACCCTCACCGCGTTCACGGCGGGCGGCGTCGTCGGCACGCTGGCGGGCGGGTGGAGCGCCGAGCGCTGGGGCCGCCTGGCCGCCCTGCGCTACGGCTACCTCATCTCCGCCCTCGCCGTCGCCGGCGTGGTGCTGATGCCGCAGATCGCCGGGGTGCTCGTCTGTGCCTTCCTCTACGGCACGGTCCTGTTCGTGCCGTTCGCCGCACAGGTCACGCTGGCGCAGGACTACCTGCCCACCCGCATCGGCACGGCGAGCGGACTGACGCTGGGCGTCACCCTCTCGGCGGGCGGGCTCCTGTCGCCGGTGTTCGGCATGCTCGCCGACGCCTGGGGCATCCGCGCCGTGCTCGCCACGCTGATCGGCATCCTCCTCGTGCCGGCCGCCCTGGCCTGGCGTCTGCCTGAACCCCGCACCGCCACATCCCTCCCAACGCGCAGCCATTCAGCGACTTCTGACTCTCAGTCATCTCGACACGGTCAAGCACAGGAGGCCCGATGACAACCACGGTGCGCGGTCTCGCCGAGGTGGCCGAGCTCGCGGGATCGGACCTGGGCCGCACGCCCTGGGTGCCGGTCCACCAGGAGCATGCGTCGGCCTTCGCCCACGCCACCCACGGGCACACACACGCCGACCACGCCGACGAGGAAGGCTCCGGCCCCCCGCTGGGCGGACCCGTCGCGGACGGGTTCCACACCCTGGGGCTGGTGGGCACGCTCGTCGACCGGCTGCTGGAGTTCCAGGAGATCCGGATGAATGTGATCTACGGCGTGAACCGGGTCCGGCTGCCGAGCCCGGTGCCG
This portion of the Streptomyces sp. 2114.4 genome encodes:
- a CDS encoding MFS transporter; the protein is MKNKRDLGLLTVAHGVNDMYQGAIPALLPFLQAGRGYSYTLITGITLAATGLSSLIQPLVGLLADRRPMGWLVPAGMVTAGVGVGLSGLGNAYVWTWIAVALAGIGLAAFHPAGAMAARTLGGGDARSMSVFAVGGNIGVALAPLFVSVVINGGGVSSTWLLAVPAVVMGAVCLVTRRSWQVTTATPPHTKGVDGKAAQTGHSDNWRAFGTLSVISVFWSIPYVVMGSLAALYVISRFGVSAATGSATLTAFTAGGVVGTLAGGWSAERWGRLAALRYGYLISALAVAGVVLMPQIAGVLVCAFLYGTVLFVPFAAQVTLAQDYLPTRIGTASGLTLGVTLSAGGLLSPVFGMLADAWGIRAVLATLIGILLVPAALAWRLPEPRTATSLPTRSHSATSDSQSSRHGQAQEAR
- a CDS encoding amidohydrolase family protein — encoded protein: MLITVGELLHGPVGERTTDAAVLVRDGKIAAAGPRPAVEAQAPPDVARRDFPGATLLPGMIDGHVHLSFDAGPEPFTALLESDGPTLLDAMAERAGQLLDCGVTTVRDLGDRGAAAVRLREAITAGRVRGPRILAAGSPLTPPGGHCWFLGGEVADEAQLRAMVRRNAEAGADVIKVMASGGHITEGGAAMWESQFSTEQLSVAVEEARRYGLPVAAHAHGAAAIASAVAAGVHTVEHCLWLDGPDGVDRRTEVAETMAAQGIAVCGSLCGYDWRTKLERDGEAATRAFYDRLSWLDSLGVPLITGTDAGIPQAAFHDYLSMLELYAWLGFPAERVIELATVGSARALGLSGITGRIAPGLDADLVIVDGDPRADLSALRAVRLVLARGEPYTSS
- a CDS encoding MalY/PatB family protein yields the protein MKASKAGVSDAPEAGLSRWADFDEVDPGVLRSGSGLKKWRQVAAGVLPAGLAEMDFPVAEPIREGLRRFLAEGMLGYPYWPDGSPLREAFAERMAKRYGWRPRPEAVREFATVTQGVHLALHLGTEPGDAVAVHTPVYGPFRDGLARMGRRLIPIPLRESPQGWGWGWDPDLLVRAVVESGCRALVLVNPHNPTGRVFRRSELTELAELAERHDLLVISDEIHADLTHAPHRHIPFASLGPEIERRTVTLTSATKAFNLAGARCAVGHLGPARLRAAVDEQPVELYGALNALGVHASLLAWTEGDAWLTAVRKHLAVVRDRLAATLADRLPQIGHHPPEGSYLAWLDCRALGLGEDPAARFRARGDIDLSPGPGFGPGGDGFVRLNFATSGPVLDQLLERLVRCAADGAGAVPPLPAGPRLPAAPHLPTLAHLPAAPHVPGGPRGSVVPGAVSEEFAC
- a CDS encoding MaoC/PaaZ C-terminal domain-containing protein is translated as MTTTVRGLAEVAELAGSDLGRTPWVPVHQEHASAFAHATHGHTHADHADEEGSGPPLGGPVADGFHTLGLVGTLVDRLLEFQEIRMNVIYGVNRVRLPSPVPVGALVRLHAEVGTVTEVRGGAMEMLVSATVEVEGEPKPACVAEIVYRIYG